The proteins below are encoded in one region of Aquisphaera giovannonii:
- the hisB gene encoding imidazoleglycerol-phosphate dehydratase HisB, with translation MNDVHRTAEIARKTGETDIRLTLDLDGQGRGEIATGVGFLDHMLELFTRHALVDLTVACKGDTRVDDHHSTEDVGICLGQAIDRALGNRAGIRRYGHCILPMDETLATCAVDMGGRPYFAWDAAFPTAKVGTFDTELVVDFWQAVCTQGRMNLHVLLHYGRNSHHISEAIFKGLARAIRAAAEPDPRSAAVPSTKGVL, from the coding sequence TTGAACGACGTCCACCGCACCGCCGAGATCGCCCGCAAGACCGGGGAGACCGACATCCGCCTGACCCTGGACCTGGACGGCCAGGGGCGGGGCGAGATCGCCACGGGCGTCGGGTTCCTGGACCACATGCTCGAGCTGTTCACGAGGCATGCCCTGGTGGACCTGACGGTCGCCTGCAAGGGCGACACTCGGGTGGACGACCACCATTCCACCGAGGACGTGGGCATCTGCCTGGGCCAGGCGATCGACCGCGCGCTGGGCAACCGCGCGGGCATCCGCCGCTACGGGCACTGCATCCTGCCGATGGACGAGACCCTCGCGACATGCGCGGTGGACATGGGCGGCAGGCCGTACTTCGCCTGGGACGCGGCCTTCCCGACGGCGAAGGTCGGGACCTTCGACACCGAGCTCGTGGTGGACTTCTGGCAGGCGGTCTGCACCCAGGGCCGGATGAACCTGCACGTGCTGCTGCATTACGGACGGAACTCGCACCACATCAGCGAGGCGATCTTCAAGGGGCTGGCGCGGGCGATCCGGGCCGCGGCCGAGCCCGACCCGCGATCGGCCGCGGTGCCCTCCACGAAAGGCGTGCTCTGA
- a CDS encoding amino acid permease: MPRLLSQLFQRKPVGELIRELNAGDRLHRRLGPIELMSLGVGATIGTGLYVSTGIVARDIAGPSIMLSFLLAALGCGFAAMCYSELASMVPVAGSAYTYAYATLGELVAWIIGWDLILEYAIGSCYVANSWSNYFDSFLQHVFHIRLDPRFLSPPWDFDFRTESFVEQIVTLADGSRVMAWFNLPAVAITALITVVLVVGIKESAGFNAAMVLVNVGVVLTVIGVGAAYVNPDNWHPFLHEETKSRGIALGAARIFIAYIGFDSISTHAEEARRPQRDLALGILGALLVCTILYVGTAAVLTGMIPYKDIDKAAPLASALQSKGLTFAGGLVTLGILAGMTSSLLVGNLSQPRVLMAMARDGLLPTSFFADVHPRFKTPWKSTILVGLVVALGGALAPLSFLADLVSIGTLFAFVIVSAAVWILRVTDPGVERPFRVPFAPFVSAMGVLVNGGLMFSLGRDNWIRLFAWLAVGLCIYFLYSRRHSLLAGRLLAETGGTVAAEVPEPVSPD; the protein is encoded by the coding sequence ATGCCACGCCTGCTCTCTCAGTTGTTCCAGCGCAAGCCGGTCGGGGAGCTCATCCGCGAGCTGAACGCGGGGGACCGGCTGCATCGACGGCTGGGCCCGATCGAGCTGATGTCGCTGGGCGTCGGGGCGACGATCGGCACGGGGCTCTACGTCTCGACGGGCATCGTCGCCCGCGACATCGCCGGGCCGTCGATCATGCTCTCCTTCCTGCTGGCGGCCCTGGGCTGCGGCTTCGCCGCGATGTGCTACTCGGAGCTGGCCAGCATGGTGCCCGTCGCGGGCAGCGCCTACACCTACGCGTATGCCACGCTCGGCGAGCTCGTCGCCTGGATCATCGGCTGGGACCTGATCCTCGAGTACGCCATCGGATCCTGCTACGTGGCCAATAGCTGGTCCAACTACTTCGACTCGTTCCTCCAGCACGTCTTCCACATCCGCCTCGACCCCCGGTTCCTCTCGCCGCCGTGGGACTTCGACTTCCGCACCGAGAGTTTCGTCGAGCAGATCGTCACGCTCGCCGACGGCAGCCGGGTCATGGCCTGGTTCAACCTCCCGGCGGTCGCCATCACGGCCCTCATCACCGTGGTGCTCGTCGTCGGCATCAAGGAGAGCGCGGGGTTCAACGCGGCGATGGTGCTCGTGAACGTGGGCGTCGTCCTCACGGTGATCGGGGTCGGGGCGGCCTACGTCAATCCCGACAACTGGCACCCGTTCCTGCACGAGGAGACGAAGTCCCGCGGCATCGCCCTGGGCGCCGCGCGGATCTTCATCGCCTACATCGGATTCGACTCCATCTCGACCCACGCCGAGGAGGCCCGAAGGCCCCAGCGCGACCTCGCGCTCGGGATCCTCGGGGCTCTCCTCGTCTGCACGATCCTCTACGTCGGCACCGCGGCCGTCCTGACGGGGATGATCCCCTACAAGGACATCGACAAGGCCGCGCCGCTGGCCTCGGCGCTCCAGTCCAAGGGGCTGACCTTCGCGGGGGGCCTGGTGACCCTGGGGATCCTCGCCGGGATGACGAGCTCGCTGCTGGTCGGCAACCTCAGCCAGCCGCGTGTGCTGATGGCCATGGCCCGCGACGGGCTCCTGCCGACCTCGTTCTTCGCCGACGTCCACCCGCGGTTCAAGACGCCCTGGAAGTCGACGATCCTCGTCGGCCTTGTGGTGGCCCTGGGCGGGGCGCTCGCGCCGCTGAGCTTCCTGGCCGACCTGGTGAGCATCGGCACCCTCTTCGCCTTCGTGATCGTGTCCGCGGCGGTCTGGATCCTCCGCGTCACCGACCCTGGGGTGGAGCGGCCGTTCCGCGTCCCCTTCGCCCCGTTCGTCTCGGCGATGGGCGTGCTCGTCAACGGCGGCCTGATGTTCTCGCTGGGGCGGGATAACTGGATCCGCCTCTTCGCCTGGCTGGCCGTCGGGCTCTGCATCTACTTCCTGTACAGCCGGCGGCACTCGCTGCTGGCCGGCCGGCTCCTCGCCGAGACGGGCGGGACCGTCGCGGCGGAAGTGCCCGAGCCGGTGTCGCCGGATTGA
- a CDS encoding lysylphosphatidylglycerol synthase transmembrane domain-containing protein yields the protein MAAGGAGTGVAARRPRLGSLVNAGLVALAFALLGLVLYQNREKIQQVFSHPLDYRLLALGVLIFQTSLILTYLRWFLLVRVIEPRFTLRSTMLLGFIGYVFNLVIPGAVGGDLIKAAYLVRMHIRKTQAVASMVIDRIVGLLGLFVLAAIAGGVFWSSAPVEIRRLIVAAWIATAAGFGLLAVILFQLVSRLVPGFGAAKPGHAHGRLAGVATELTAMSTTYRNRLDVVAAGVLLSVVGHALNVLAFYLMSRMLFPDNLPTTLGQHYLMVPLTLFTMVVPLPFGALGLSEGVGDQIGNLVGHPGGALAMLGFRVLMYACGLISACVYLANLREVRGLSAEAHHIEEELEEGEIDDDEAAAAPPTA from the coding sequence ATGGCCGCGGGCGGGGCCGGTACGGGCGTGGCGGCGCGGCGGCCGCGGCTGGGGTCGCTGGTCAACGCCGGGCTGGTCGCGCTGGCATTCGCGCTGCTGGGCTTGGTGCTGTACCAGAACCGCGAGAAGATTCAGCAGGTGTTCTCGCACCCGCTCGATTATCGCCTCCTGGCCCTCGGCGTGCTGATCTTCCAGACCAGCCTGATCCTCACCTATCTGCGATGGTTCCTCCTGGTCCGGGTGATCGAGCCGCGATTCACGCTCCGCTCGACGATGCTGCTGGGGTTCATCGGCTACGTCTTCAACCTGGTGATCCCGGGGGCCGTCGGGGGCGACCTCATCAAGGCGGCGTACCTGGTCCGGATGCACATCCGCAAGACGCAGGCCGTGGCGTCGATGGTGATCGACCGGATCGTGGGGCTGCTCGGGCTGTTCGTGCTGGCGGCGATCGCCGGCGGGGTCTTCTGGTCGTCGGCCCCGGTCGAGATCCGCCGCCTGATCGTGGCGGCCTGGATCGCCACCGCGGCCGGCTTCGGGCTCCTGGCCGTCATCCTCTTCCAGTTGGTCTCGCGGCTGGTGCCGGGCTTCGGTGCGGCGAAGCCCGGGCACGCCCACGGCCGACTCGCCGGCGTCGCGACCGAGCTGACGGCGATGTCGACGACGTACCGCAACCGCCTGGACGTGGTCGCCGCCGGGGTGCTCCTGTCGGTCGTCGGCCACGCGCTCAACGTCCTGGCCTTCTACCTGATGAGCCGGATGCTCTTCCCCGATAACCTCCCGACGACGCTCGGGCAGCATTACCTGATGGTGCCCTTGACGCTCTTCACGATGGTCGTCCCCCTGCCCTTCGGGGCGCTCGGCCTGAGCGAAGGTGTCGGGGATCAGATCGGCAACCTCGTGGGCCACCCGGGCGGCGCGCTGGCGATGCTCGGCTTCCGCGTCCTGATGTATGCCTGCGGGCTCATCAGTGCCTGCGTCTACCTGGCCAACCTCCGCGAGGTCCGCGGGCTCTCCGCCGAGGCCCACCACATCGAGGAAGAGCTCGAGGAGGGCGAGATCGACGACGACGAAGCCGCGGCCGCACCGCCAACTGCCTGA
- a CDS encoding CAP domain-containing protein, which produces MRTPSLLLLAVGLSCGIGAPDALAARPGTPGGTGSDKTPDLERVAKLLLESTNAFRKEQGRGELKNEEKLASTARDFARFLAENDKFGHEADGSNPSERVKKHGYDYCALAENIAYEFNTEGFASEELARNLVENWKNSPGHRKNMLDPDATESGMAVAHSEKSDKYYAVQVFGRPRSAAFSFQVANESGEKFDYKMDGEAYSLEPQYTRTHEVCRPGQLEFPWAEAVGKAETFTPAKDDRFVVGKKDGKLIVIRKAAEKKDAPTPAAEGTKAEAEGPTP; this is translated from the coding sequence ATGCGCACGCCGTCGCTCCTCCTGCTCGCAGTCGGACTCTCCTGCGGGATCGGTGCCCCCGACGCGCTCGCCGCCCGGCCGGGGACGCCCGGCGGCACCGGCTCGGATAAGACGCCCGACCTGGAGCGCGTGGCGAAGCTCCTGCTCGAGAGCACGAACGCCTTCCGGAAGGAGCAGGGCCGGGGCGAGCTGAAGAACGAGGAGAAGCTCGCGTCCACGGCCCGCGACTTCGCCAGGTTCTTGGCGGAGAACGACAAGTTCGGCCACGAGGCCGACGGCAGCAACCCTTCGGAACGGGTGAAGAAGCACGGATACGATTACTGCGCGCTGGCGGAGAACATCGCCTACGAGTTCAATACCGAGGGCTTCGCCAGCGAGGAGCTGGCCAGGAACCTGGTGGAGAACTGGAAGAACTCGCCCGGGCATCGCAAGAACATGCTGGACCCCGACGCGACCGAGTCCGGGATGGCGGTCGCCCACAGCGAGAAGTCGGACAAGTACTACGCCGTCCAGGTGTTCGGCCGCCCCCGATCGGCCGCCTTCTCCTTCCAGGTCGCCAACGAGTCCGGCGAGAAGTTCGATTACAAGATGGACGGCGAGGCCTACAGCCTGGAGCCGCAGTACACCCGCACCCACGAGGTCTGCCGCCCCGGCCAGCTCGAATTCCCCTGGGCCGAGGCGGTCGGGAAGGCGGAGACCTTCACTCCGGCCAAGGACGACCGCTTCGTCGTCGGCAAGAAGGACGGCAAGCTCATCGTGATCCGCAAGGCCGCGGAGAAGAAGGACGCGCCGACGCCCGCCGCCGAGGGGACGAAGGCGGAGGCGGAAGGGCCGACGCCCTGA